Proteins encoded together in one Nymphalis io chromosome 24, ilAglIoxx1.1, whole genome shotgun sequence window:
- the LOC126777787 gene encoding dihydropyrimidinase 2-like, producing MLVFHLWPRKGRVAAGADADLALWDPRRERTVSAHTHHHAVDFNIFEGQHVIGSPQYVIVNGRVCLDDGELRVVEGFGKFLNTPPDSPTVYGARNEQQASDVSDGGRESPRASPAYTNGTSTELSISNKQMEGLSVSGCSTPTGRKMREPGQRDLQNSTFSITLLIV from the exons atgttAGTGTTCCACCTGTGGCCGCGCAAGGGCCGCGTGGCCGCGGGCGCCGACGCCGACCTGGCGCTGTGGGACCCGCGCCGCGAGCGCACCGTCTCCGCGCACACGCACCACCACGCCGTCGACTTTAACATATTCGAG GGTCAGCACGTAATTGGTAGTCCCCAATACGTTATCGTCAATGGTCGCGTTTGTCTCGATGACGGCGAACTACGAGTCGTCGAAG GATTCGGAAAGTTCCTGAACACTCCGCCGGACTCTCCGACGGTGTACGGCGCGCGTAACGAGCAGCAGGCGAGCGACGTGTCGGACGGGGGCCGGGAATCCCCGAGGGCCTCGCCCGCCTACACCAACGGGACCTCCACCG AACTGAGCATATCCAACAAGCAAATGGAGGGTCTGTCGGTGTCCGGCTGCAGCACTCCCACCGGACGAAAGATGCGAGAGCCTGGACAGCGAGACTTGCAAAACTCCACCTTCTCTATCACACTGCTGATAGTATAG